One Lysobacter enzymogenes DNA segment encodes these proteins:
- a CDS encoding alpha-D-ribose 1-methylphosphonate 5-triphosphate diphosphatase, producing the protein MSPRELLLDNARLVLPDRIVHGHLRVVGGRIRELGEGRLRTPSARDCDGDYLLPGLVELHTDNLEKHLLPRPGAHWPAAAAVRAHDAQLLAAGIATALNAISVGEEEAEQAVEPQTVLAALAQAREDGGLRIEHAVHLRCELPCPDLPQRLQPLLDAPQLRLLSLMDHTPGQRQFHDLERYRAYSARHGTARDDAGFGAHVRHLQDLQHRHAAGHRRIVLAMARERGLPLASHDDSELSHIAEAVDAGARIAEFPVNLATALAARAAGLSVLAGAPNLVRGGSHSGNVAASELARAGALDALSSDYVPGSLLLAAFQLGAWDSIGLPRAVAMVTHTPARAAGYDDRGALAAGQRADLLRVRVVRGFPHLEAVWIGGERRY; encoded by the coding sequence ATGTCCCCGCGCGAACTGCTGCTCGACAACGCCCGCCTGGTGCTGCCCGACCGCATCGTCCACGGCCATCTGCGCGTGGTCGGCGGCCGCATCCGGGAACTCGGCGAAGGCCGCCTGCGCACGCCGTCGGCGCGCGATTGCGACGGCGACTACCTGCTGCCGGGCCTGGTCGAACTGCACACCGACAACCTGGAAAAACACCTGCTGCCGCGTCCCGGCGCGCATTGGCCGGCGGCCGCGGCGGTGCGCGCGCACGACGCGCAACTGCTCGCCGCCGGCATCGCCACCGCGCTCAACGCGATCTCGGTCGGCGAAGAAGAAGCCGAGCAGGCGGTCGAGCCGCAGACGGTGCTGGCCGCGCTCGCGCAGGCGCGCGAGGACGGCGGCCTGCGCATCGAACACGCCGTGCACCTGCGCTGCGAACTGCCCTGCCCCGACCTTCCGCAGCGCCTGCAGCCCCTGCTCGACGCGCCGCAACTGCGGCTGCTGTCGCTGATGGACCACACCCCGGGCCAGCGCCAGTTCCACGACCTCGAACGCTACCGCGCCTACAGCGCGCGCCACGGCACCGCCCGCGACGACGCCGGCTTCGGCGCGCACGTCCGCCATCTGCAGGACCTGCAGCACCGCCACGCCGCCGGCCACCGCCGCATCGTGCTGGCGATGGCGCGCGAACGCGGCCTGCCGCTGGCCAGCCACGACGATTCCGAACTGAGCCACATCGCCGAAGCGGTCGACGCCGGCGCGCGCATCGCCGAATTCCCGGTCAATCTCGCCACCGCCCTGGCCGCGCGCGCGGCCGGCCTGAGCGTGCTGGCCGGCGCGCCGAACCTGGTACGCGGCGGCTCGCACAGCGGCAACGTCGCGGCGAGCGAACTGGCGCGCGCCGGCGCATTGGATGCGCTGTCCTCGGACTACGTGCCCGGCAGCCTGCTGCTGGCGGCCTTCCAACTCGGCGCATGGGACAGCATCGGCCTGCCGCGCGCGGTGGCGATGGTGACCCACACCCCCGCGCGCGCCGCCGGCTACGACGACCGCGGCGCGCTGGCGGCCGGACAGCGCGCGGATTTGCTGCGGGTACGGGTGGTGCGCGGGTTTCCGCACCTGGAAGCGGTGTGGATCGGCGGCGAGCGGCGTTATTGA
- a CDS encoding IS30 family transposase: MGTRYSHFSAEERGVIMVMKQQGHSGRAIARVLGRAGSSVTRELARNGHEPPSDTPKRGRPRRGYDAVRAGQRAKKLRCVPRRLRKLAHPLLWMQVKARLMRYWSPRQISRGLREQFPDRPEWHVSHETLYTAIYAIPRGPIRRELTRLLKQHRASRRSPRKGAERRGRMLDIQSIRSRPSEAEERLVPGHWEGDFLVGAGNASAIGVLVDRKTLFTVLARMRGCTAADALEGFSRVLRRLPASGRKTLTYDQGKEMALHRVLSERNDLSIYFADPHRPWQRGVCENTNGLLRQYFPKGTDLSRYTQRQLDRIAYEFNTRPRASLGYQYPAVLFMHEVGRHDMAEKVRQEIYHSFDALRG, encoded by the coding sequence ATGGGCACTCGTTACAGTCACTTCAGCGCCGAAGAACGCGGCGTGATCATGGTCATGAAGCAGCAGGGGCACAGCGGTCGGGCCATCGCCCGGGTGCTGGGACGCGCCGGCAGCAGCGTCACGCGGGAGTTGGCTCGCAACGGGCATGAGCCGCCGTCGGACACGCCCAAGCGTGGCCGTCCACGACGCGGCTATGATGCCGTTCGCGCCGGTCAACGCGCCAAGAAACTGCGTTGCGTCCCGCGACGGTTGCGCAAGCTCGCCCATCCGCTGCTGTGGATGCAGGTCAAGGCGCGATTGATGCGGTATTGGTCGCCTCGCCAGATCAGCCGGGGCCTGCGCGAACAATTCCCCGATCGGCCGGAGTGGCACGTGTCGCACGAGACCCTCTACACCGCGATTTACGCCATCCCGCGCGGTCCGATTCGTCGCGAGCTGACGCGACTGCTCAAACAGCATCGGGCGTCGCGCCGCTCGCCTCGCAAAGGCGCGGAGCGACGAGGCCGGATGCTGGACATACAAAGCATCCGCTCACGTCCGTCCGAAGCCGAAGAACGCCTGGTTCCCGGACATTGGGAGGGAGATTTTCTGGTCGGCGCCGGCAACGCGTCGGCCATTGGCGTGCTGGTGGACCGCAAGACGCTGTTCACGGTGCTGGCCCGCATGCGCGGCTGCACGGCGGCCGACGCGCTGGAGGGGTTCAGCCGGGTGTTGCGTCGCCTGCCCGCTTCGGGACGAAAGACCCTGACCTACGACCAGGGCAAGGAGATGGCCTTGCATCGCGTGCTGTCCGAGCGCAACGACCTGTCGATCTACTTCGCCGATCCGCACAGGCCATGGCAACGAGGGGTGTGCGAAAACACCAATGGACTGCTGCGGCAGTACTTCCCCAAAGGAACGGATCTGTCCCGCTACACCCAGCGACAGTTGGATCGAATCGCCTACGAATTCAATACGCGGCCGCGTGCGTCGCTGGGCTATCAGTACCCGGCCGTCCTGTTCATGCACGAAGTGGGGCGGCACGATATGGCGGAAAAAGTGCGGCAGGAGATCTACCATTCGTTTGATGCACTTAGAGGTTGA
- a CDS encoding TonB-dependent receptor, which yields MNVPIRTPLALALLAVLPLAGHAAVASPDADATAAAAGAPLDRDDTATLDTISVIGHRETRQVQRIGQVELQAVAPGTNPVKALEKLPGVHFVSSDPWGSYEWSNRIAIRGFAQNQLGYALDDIPLGDNSYANNNGLSPNRAILPENVAELELAQGAGALRIPSTSNLGGALLLHSSDPAAEFGARAGLAFGDNATLRGFARADTGDLRGFSAYVSGMRNEADRWKGAGVQEQQQFNGKAVYQWDQGRIALWLSTSRRNETDDPDLSLDLIRRCGHGWDNYAPDWQRALAAANGRFSGCAKTKDDAYYLARGLRDDDLAALSGEFDLSDALRLNATGYYHRNEGQGHWFTPYISSPTIPIALRITSYDIERSGLNARLSYTVGSHTLEGGFWFEDSVHGAGRSFVDIDGPIDDQRFFDPGEFAQRLFRQRFDTRTRQWYLQDTMRLFDERLTVNAGFKGQDVVTDGKVVVPGRAGGRLSARDSFLPQLGLAWQLNERSDVFANYAENQAAFRPGVNGAWSLTQASFDLSRDGARPEQSKTLELGWRYGDDRYQLSTTVYGVNFDDRQLVIVPCPGVVSCPNQFANVGKARTLGGEVAFVWTPVERLRWLASAAYNDSQYRSDYVSGGQLVQVRGKQMVDTPKQLFATELSYGIGDVELRLGGKYTGQRYYTYSNDAGTDAFWLWDAGVSWRKRDIGQVKSLRVGLNVYNLFDKTYIATLGSNGFRDYDPQGTFQTLLTGAPRQWFVSVDAQF from the coding sequence ATGAACGTCCCCATCCGTACTCCCCTGGCGCTGGCCCTGCTCGCCGTGCTGCCCCTGGCCGGCCACGCCGCCGTTGCGTCGCCGGACGCCGACGCGACGGCCGCCGCCGCGGGCGCGCCGCTGGATCGCGACGACACCGCCACGCTCGACACGATCTCGGTGATCGGCCATCGCGAAACCCGCCAGGTCCAGCGCATCGGCCAGGTCGAACTGCAGGCCGTCGCCCCCGGCACCAATCCGGTCAAGGCGCTGGAAAAGCTGCCCGGCGTGCATTTCGTCAGCTCCGATCCGTGGGGCAGCTACGAGTGGTCGAACCGCATCGCGATCCGCGGTTTCGCCCAGAACCAACTCGGCTATGCGCTCGACGACATTCCGTTGGGCGACAACAGCTACGCCAACAACAACGGGCTCTCGCCCAATCGCGCGATCCTGCCGGAGAACGTGGCCGAGCTCGAACTCGCCCAAGGCGCCGGCGCGCTGCGCATTCCCTCCACCAGCAACCTCGGCGGCGCGCTGTTGCTGCACTCCTCCGATCCGGCCGCCGAGTTCGGCGCGCGCGCCGGCCTGGCGTTCGGCGACAACGCCACCCTGCGCGGTTTCGCGCGCGCGGACACCGGCGACCTGCGCGGCTTCAGCGCCTACGTCTCGGGCATGCGCAACGAAGCCGACCGCTGGAAGGGCGCCGGCGTGCAGGAGCAGCAGCAGTTCAACGGCAAGGCCGTGTATCAGTGGGATCAGGGCCGCATCGCGCTGTGGCTGTCGACCTCGCGCCGCAACGAAACCGACGATCCGGATCTCTCGCTCGACCTGATCCGCCGCTGCGGCCACGGCTGGGACAACTACGCGCCCGACTGGCAACGCGCGCTCGCCGCCGCCAACGGCCGTTTCAGCGGCTGCGCGAAGACCAAGGACGACGCCTACTACCTCGCCCGCGGCCTGCGCGACGACGACCTCGCCGCGCTGTCGGGCGAATTCGACCTCAGCGACGCGCTGCGCCTGAACGCGACCGGCTACTACCACCGCAACGAAGGCCAGGGCCACTGGTTCACCCCGTACATCAGTTCGCCGACGATCCCGATCGCGTTGCGCATCACCAGCTACGACATCGAACGCAGCGGCCTCAACGCGCGCCTGAGCTATACCGTCGGCAGCCACACCCTGGAAGGCGGGTTCTGGTTCGAAGACAGCGTGCACGGCGCCGGCCGCAGTTTCGTCGACATCGACGGCCCGATCGACGACCAGCGCTTCTTCGACCCGGGCGAATTCGCCCAGCGCCTGTTCCGCCAACGCTTCGACACCCGCACCCGCCAGTGGTACCTGCAGGACACGATGCGGCTGTTCGACGAGCGCCTGACCGTCAACGCCGGTTTCAAGGGCCAGGACGTGGTCACCGACGGCAAGGTGGTGGTGCCCGGCCGCGCCGGCGGCCGCCTGAGCGCGCGCGACAGCTTCCTGCCACAGTTGGGCCTCGCCTGGCAGTTGAACGAACGCAGCGACGTGTTCGCCAACTACGCCGAGAACCAGGCCGCGTTCCGCCCCGGCGTCAACGGCGCCTGGTCGCTGACCCAGGCGTCCTTCGACCTGAGCCGCGACGGCGCCAGGCCCGAGCAGTCCAAGACCCTGGAACTGGGCTGGCGCTACGGCGACGACCGCTACCAGCTCTCCACCACCGTGTACGGCGTGAACTTCGACGACCGCCAGTTGGTGATCGTGCCCTGTCCGGGCGTGGTCAGTTGCCCGAACCAGTTCGCCAACGTCGGCAAGGCGCGCACCCTCGGCGGCGAGGTCGCGTTCGTGTGGACGCCGGTCGAGCGCCTGCGCTGGCTGGCCAGCGCCGCCTACAACGATTCGCAGTACCGCTCCGACTACGTCAGCGGCGGCCAGCTCGTACAGGTCCGCGGCAAACAGATGGTCGACACGCCCAAGCAGCTGTTCGCGACCGAACTGAGCTACGGCATCGGCGATGTCGAACTGCGCCTGGGCGGCAAGTACACCGGCCAGCGCTACTACACCTACAGCAACGACGCCGGCACCGACGCGTTCTGGCTGTGGGATGCGGGAGTGAGCTGGCGCAAGCGCGATATCGGCCAGGTCAAGTCGCTGCGGGTCGGCCTCAACGTCTACAACCTGTTCGACAAGACCTACATCGCCACCCTCGGCAGCAACGGCTTTCGCGACTACGACCCGCAGGGGACGTTCCAGACCCTGCTGACCGGCGCGCCGCGGCAGTGGTTCGTGTCGGTGGACGCGCAGTTCTGA
- the purN gene encoding phosphoribosylglycinamide formyltransferase: MPQPLPRIAVLASGRGSNLQAVLDAIAAGTLAGEVVGVFSDKPGAAALQRVAPPLRWSAAAKAYPSREAFDADLAEAVAAARPDWILCAGYLRILGDAFVERFRGRTINIHPSLLPKYRGLHTHARALEAGDGEHGASVHFVIPELDAGTVIAQAVVPVHTGDTPELLAERVLGVEHPLLLAVMRLATSGRLAEHGATVQVDGHPLFTPLRLDCAGRLTDPAGDATA; this comes from the coding sequence ATGCCCCAGCCGCTCCCCCGCATCGCCGTCCTCGCATCGGGCCGCGGCAGCAACCTGCAGGCCGTGCTCGACGCGATCGCCGCCGGCACCCTCGCCGGCGAGGTGGTCGGGGTGTTTTCCGACAAGCCCGGCGCGGCGGCACTGCAACGGGTCGCGCCGCCGCTGCGCTGGTCGGCCGCGGCCAAGGCCTATCCCAGCCGCGAGGCGTTCGACGCCGACCTGGCCGAAGCCGTCGCCGCCGCGCGCCCGGACTGGATCCTCTGCGCCGGCTATCTGCGCATCCTCGGCGACGCCTTCGTCGAGCGTTTCCGCGGCCGCACGATCAACATCCACCCCTCGCTGCTGCCCAAGTACCGCGGCCTGCACACCCACGCGCGGGCGCTCGAGGCTGGCGACGGCGAGCACGGCGCCAGCGTGCATTTCGTCATTCCGGAGCTCGACGCCGGCACCGTGATCGCACAAGCCGTGGTGCCGGTGCACACCGGCGATACACCGGAACTCCTGGCCGAACGAGTCCTCGGCGTGGAGCACCCGCTGCTGCTGGCGGTCATGCGCCTGGCCACCTCGGGCCGGCTGGCTGAACACGGCGCAACCGTGCAGGTCGATGGTCATCCGCTATTTACGCCGCTGCGTTTAGATTGCGCCGGCCGCCTGACCGATCCCGCCGGCGACGCGACGGCCTGA
- a CDS encoding DUF3108 domain-containing protein translates to MKPLLPLLLAALTGAAAPTSALALEPFVANYEVFNGGKALGDATMQVKPEGGGRWRIDLDIRAEHGMMSLAGAAAQQTTVFDVVGDAYRPLSQKMVRKVLFSKRVIDGNYDWNQRSAQWTGDVKEHRRKPIPLQDGDMSGLLINLAVVRDAQPGKTLSYRFVDSGRARPHQYVVQQELEGVKIDDMSFNAMRVNRVQSGSEETSIWVVDGVPTPVRILQREDGQDTYDLRLVEYKGVNEQ, encoded by the coding sequence ATGAAGCCCCTCCTGCCCCTGCTGCTGGCCGCGCTGACCGGCGCGGCCGCGCCCACCAGCGCGCTGGCGCTGGAACCGTTCGTGGCCAACTACGAGGTGTTCAACGGCGGCAAGGCGCTCGGCGACGCCACCATGCAGGTCAAGCCCGAGGGCGGCGGCCGCTGGCGCATCGACCTGGACATCCGCGCCGAGCACGGCATGATGAGCCTGGCCGGCGCCGCCGCGCAGCAGACCACGGTGTTCGACGTGGTCGGCGACGCCTACCGGCCGTTGAGCCAGAAGATGGTGCGCAAGGTGCTGTTCTCCAAGCGCGTGATCGACGGCAACTACGACTGGAACCAGCGCAGCGCGCAATGGACCGGCGACGTCAAGGAACACCGGCGCAAGCCGATCCCGCTGCAGGACGGCGACATGAGCGGGCTGCTGATCAACCTCGCCGTGGTCCGCGACGCCCAGCCCGGCAAGACGCTGAGTTACCGATTCGTCGATTCCGGCCGCGCCCGCCCGCACCAATATGTGGTGCAGCAGGAGCTGGAAGGGGTCAAGATCGACGACATGAGCTTCAACGCGATGCGCGTGAACCGCGTGCAGAGCGGCAGCGAGGAAACCTCGATCTGGGTGGTGGACGGCGTGCCCACGCCGGTCCGCATCCTGCAACGCGAAGACGGCCAGGACACCTACGATCTGCGCCTGGTCGAATACAAAGGAGTCAACGAACAATGA